A portion of the Actomonas aquatica genome contains these proteins:
- a CDS encoding adenylosuccinate synthetase, with the protein MSLLPFSSQIIADVGISLGDEGKGRLVPEVCQELADTAHPVSTVLKVNGGANSGHTAAGVKLNLLPSGVVEKEIAHLAIGCGVVADPRKVWWEAAPLEHKGYQVISRLAIDERTMVNDFIHRLLDLAWEHYRVHVLQEEPRGSTGRGITPAYLDEVGQWQITYSDFLAGPNFYARKVAQRADRALRTIQHVCQVDADTFAGFFDQLSAAEKRANAEAIAIGVLDEAEFDFTVFRGDEPFTLNLEKLTATYWAAGTRLAPQIVEVRELIRRELGAGHTILGEFGQAYWLDKRHGFSPNVTASHTFTPEIFESAGIPTQPVHTFGVAKAYDTKVGTHTFLTQMDDAHPLAILLKKLEFGTSTGRQRMVGWFDAVEKGDALRYGGFQDLMINKTDALTYRGDWNGDLLICTAYEDADGKRYHHVPRNEAVRKTLRPVYSRHPGWTEDICDVRHFADLPQNAQAYIAAMMRTTLEVAYEGGAWPADDQLPNLRYLGVGPEPSQLIKDVPATAELIKL; encoded by the coding sequence ATGTCCCTCCTCCCCTTCTCCAGCCAGATCATCGCCGATGTTGGCATTTCCCTCGGTGACGAGGGCAAGGGCCGCCTCGTTCCCGAGGTCTGCCAGGAACTCGCCGACACGGCCCACCCGGTCTCCACCGTGCTCAAGGTCAACGGCGGCGCCAACTCCGGCCACACCGCCGCCGGCGTGAAGCTCAACCTGCTGCCCTCCGGCGTCGTCGAAAAGGAGATCGCCCACCTCGCCATCGGCTGCGGCGTCGTCGCCGATCCGCGCAAGGTCTGGTGGGAGGCCGCCCCGCTCGAGCACAAGGGTTATCAGGTCATTTCCCGCCTCGCCATCGACGAGCGCACCATGGTGAACGACTTCATTCACCGCCTGCTCGACCTCGCCTGGGAGCACTACCGCGTGCACGTCCTGCAGGAGGAACCGCGCGGCTCCACCGGTCGCGGCATCACCCCGGCCTACCTCGACGAGGTCGGCCAATGGCAAATCACTTACTCCGACTTCCTCGCCGGTCCCAACTTCTACGCCCGCAAGGTCGCCCAACGCGCCGATCGCGCCCTGCGCACCATCCAGCACGTCTGCCAGGTCGACGCCGACACCTTTGCCGGTTTCTTCGACCAACTCAGCGCGGCCGAAAAACGCGCCAACGCCGAAGCCATCGCCATCGGCGTGCTCGACGAGGCCGAGTTCGACTTCACCGTCTTCCGCGGCGACGAACCGTTCACCCTCAACCTCGAAAAGCTCACCGCCACCTACTGGGCCGCCGGCACCCGCCTCGCCCCGCAGATCGTCGAAGTGCGCGAACTCATCCGCCGCGAGCTCGGCGCCGGCCACACCATCCTCGGTGAGTTCGGCCAAGCCTATTGGTTGGACAAACGCCACGGCTTCTCGCCCAACGTCACCGCCTCCCACACCTTCACCCCGGAGATTTTTGAGAGCGCCGGCATCCCGACCCAACCCGTCCACACCTTCGGCGTCGCCAAGGCCTACGACACCAAGGTCGGCACCCATACCTTCCTCACCCAGATGGACGACGCGCACCCGTTGGCCATTCTGCTCAAAAAGCTCGAGTTCGGCACCAGCACGGGCCGCCAGCGCATGGTCGGCTGGTTCGATGCCGTGGAAAAGGGCGACGCCCTGCGCTACGGCGGTTTCCAGGATCTGATGATCAACAAGACCGACGCTCTCACCTACCGCGGTGACTGGAACGGCGACCTGCTCATCTGCACCGCTTACGAAGACGCCGACGGCAAACGCTACCACCACGTGCCGCGCAACGAAGCCGTGCGCAAAACCCTGCGCCCGGTTTACAGCCGTCATCCCGGATGGACCGAGGACATCTGCGACGTGCGTCACTTCGCCGACCTGCCGCAGAACGCGCAGGCCTACATCGCCGCGATGATGCGGACCACGCTCGAAGTCGCCTACGAAGGCGGCGCCTGGCCCGCCGATGACCAGCTGCCCAACCTGCGCTACCTCGGCGTCGGCCCCGAGCCCTCCCAGCTCATCAAAGACGTCCCGGCCACCGCCGAACTCATCAAACTCTAA
- a CDS encoding DUF5069 domain-containing protein produces the protein MSEKKVPICPYTETDGLVYFARSLNKIRLHTAGELREDFQANLGKAIDAFMCDYLRIDYPALRDRTLQGGTDAEVLAWVQETSGRDLSPIDKRVWNHFVTKLGWKDDMTDRFEFRRNEAGLKDNPHVLTIFDVLDYDEGRK, from the coding sequence ATGTCCGAAAAGAAAGTCCCCATCTGCCCTTACACCGAAACCGACGGCCTCGTCTATTTTGCCCGGTCGTTGAACAAGATCCGCCTGCACACCGCGGGTGAGTTGCGTGAGGATTTCCAGGCCAATCTCGGCAAGGCGATTGACGCCTTCATGTGCGATTACCTGCGGATCGACTACCCCGCGCTGCGCGACCGCACCCTGCAGGGCGGCACCGACGCGGAGGTTCTCGCGTGGGTGCAGGAGACCTCCGGTCGCGACCTGAGTCCCATCGACAAGCGGGTCTGGAATCACTTCGTGACGAAGCTCGGTTGGAAAGACGACATGACGGATCGTTTTGAATTCCGCCGCAACGAAGCCGGTTTGAAGGACAACCCCCACGTCCTCACCATCTTCGACGTCCTCGACTACGACGAAGGCCGCAAGTAA
- a CDS encoding bifunctional folylpolyglutamate synthase/dihydrofolate synthase: protein MTETVDALTDYAAVQDYLFGLKAKGVRFGIDRMRALAGALDHPERQVPVIHLAGTNGKGSTAAMLDGILRAAGKRVGLYTSPHLVRLGERVQVDRVALSEAEIVAYTRELLPVAARLAEQDPEDHPSFFEFMTAMAFLQFARKGCDVAVAEVGLGGELDATNVVQPTVCAITSIGFDHCEILGHTHAEIAQAKAGIIKPGVPVVMGRLPEEAEAVVRARAAELGCRLYSVRETFGEDVEGYPQPGLEGACQRWNAATATLIARALPEGLAPSEAEITRGLAAAYWPARWQHFQLGRHELVLDASHNPEGAETLELNLQRLRAQGQAAPVIVVGALGAARAGALLEVVARHAARIHLLVPNQSRACSFAELREKLPPDYAGEVVESTVEGLFGVEGRFRADGSDEPIVVTGSIYLAGEVLERLEPLRGENEARLQDF from the coding sequence ATGACGGAAACCGTGGACGCGTTGACGGATTACGCGGCCGTGCAGGACTACCTCTTCGGCCTGAAGGCCAAGGGTGTGCGCTTCGGCATCGATCGCATGCGGGCGCTCGCCGGAGCCCTCGATCATCCCGAGCGGCAGGTGCCAGTGATTCATCTGGCGGGCACCAATGGCAAAGGCTCCACCGCGGCCATGCTCGACGGAATCCTGCGGGCGGCCGGCAAGCGCGTGGGGCTCTACACCTCACCGCATTTGGTGCGCCTCGGCGAGCGGGTGCAGGTCGATCGGGTGGCGCTCAGCGAAGCCGAGATCGTGGCCTACACCCGCGAGTTGCTGCCGGTGGCGGCACGGTTGGCGGAACAGGATCCGGAGGACCATCCGAGTTTCTTTGAATTTATGACCGCGATGGCCTTTCTGCAGTTTGCGCGGAAAGGCTGCGACGTGGCGGTGGCTGAGGTCGGCTTGGGCGGGGAGCTCGACGCCACCAACGTCGTGCAACCCACGGTGTGTGCGATCACCTCGATCGGTTTCGATCACTGCGAGATTCTGGGACACACCCACGCCGAGATCGCCCAAGCCAAAGCCGGGATCATCAAACCGGGCGTGCCGGTGGTGATGGGGCGCTTGCCGGAGGAGGCCGAGGCGGTGGTGCGGGCGCGAGCCGCCGAGCTGGGGTGCCGGTTGTATTCGGTGCGCGAAACGTTCGGAGAGGATGTAGAAGGTTACCCTCAGCCCGGATTGGAAGGGGCGTGTCAGCGGTGGAACGCGGCGACCGCGACGCTCATTGCGCGGGCGTTGCCGGAAGGGTTGGCGCCGAGTGAAGCGGAGATCACCCGCGGACTGGCGGCGGCGTATTGGCCGGCCCGTTGGCAACATTTTCAACTCGGTCGCCACGAACTGGTGCTGGACGCCTCGCATAACCCCGAAGGCGCCGAGACCCTGGAGCTCAACCTGCAACGCCTGCGTGCGCAGGGACAGGCGGCGCCGGTGATCGTCGTGGGGGCTTTGGGCGCGGCGCGGGCCGGGGCGCTCTTGGAAGTGGTGGCGCGACATGCGGCGCGCATTCACCTCCTAGTGCCCAACCAGTCGCGGGCCTGCTCGTTTGCGGAGCTGCGGGAAAAGCTGCCGCCGGACTACGCCGGTGAAGTCGTGGAATCGACGGTCGAGGGTCTGTTTGGGGTGGAGGGACGCTTTCGCGCGGATGGCAGCGATGAACCGATTGTGGTGACCGGATCGATCTACCTCGCGGGTGAAGTGCTGGAGCGGCTGGAGCCCTTGCGCGGCGAAAACGAAGCGCGGTTGCAGGATTTTTGA
- the accD gene encoding acetyl-CoA carboxylase, carboxyltransferase subunit beta: protein MSLFSKPKYSTVVPKKKDIPKGLWTKCPISGEIVFNKELEANQMVVPKSGYHFPIGARQRLEGLLDPGSFVETDAGVTSADPLEFVDSKPYPERIAKYKEVSGLPEAVISGTGNIHSIPVSVAVMDFRFCGGAMGSAAGEKITRAIERALEQKTPCIIFSASGGARMQEGIFSLMQMAKTSAALGRLSEAKLPFVSVLTHPTMGGVTASFAVLGDINIAEPGALIGFAGARVIKETTKQTLPPGFQTAEFLLQKGLIDQIVSRLDLRDRLRDLLSALYVKKATAPRPAAASAAAAKPATAAESPSPVAAS, encoded by the coding sequence ATGTCGCTTTTCAGCAAGCCGAAATACTCGACTGTCGTTCCCAAGAAGAAGGATATCCCTAAGGGGCTCTGGACCAAGTGTCCGATCTCCGGTGAAATCGTTTTCAACAAGGAACTGGAAGCCAATCAGATGGTGGTGCCCAAGAGCGGCTACCATTTCCCGATCGGGGCGCGTCAGCGTCTGGAGGGGCTGCTCGATCCGGGTAGCTTCGTCGAGACCGATGCCGGCGTGACGTCGGCCGACCCGCTGGAGTTCGTCGACTCCAAGCCCTATCCCGAGCGCATCGCCAAATACAAGGAGGTCAGTGGCCTGCCGGAGGCGGTGATCAGCGGCACGGGCAATATCCACAGCATTCCGGTGTCGGTGGCGGTGATGGACTTCCGTTTCTGCGGCGGCGCCATGGGTTCGGCCGCTGGTGAGAAGATCACTCGCGCGATCGAGCGGGCGCTCGAGCAAAAGACGCCTTGCATCATTTTCAGCGCCTCCGGTGGCGCACGCATGCAGGAAGGCATTTTTTCCCTCATGCAGATGGCCAAAACCAGCGCGGCCCTCGGTCGGCTGAGCGAAGCCAAGCTGCCCTTCGTGTCCGTGCTGACGCACCCGACCATGGGTGGCGTGACCGCGAGTTTTGCGGTGTTGGGCGACATCAATATCGCCGAGCCGGGTGCCCTCATCGGTTTTGCCGGTGCGCGCGTCATCAAAGAGACCACCAAGCAGACCCTGCCGCCTGGTTTCCAGACCGCGGAGTTCCTCCTGCAAAAGGGGCTCATCGATCAAATCGTAAGTCGGCTCGACCTGCGCGACCGCCTGCGCGACCTGCTCTCGGCGCTCTACGTCAAGAAAGCGACGGCCCCCCGGCCAGCCGCGGCGTCTGCTGCTGCGGCCAAGCCTGCGACCGCGGCGGAGTCTCCGTCTCCCGTGGCGGCGAGCTGA
- a CDS encoding ComF family protein, translating to MSDAPTKSTAGWAGAMRAGAQAVQDLVFPPVCLGCGGVCEATSPLRHVCEHCVPTITRVRRPHCETCGHPFFGEVEGERICPHCEGLFPAYGTAKTVTLFKGVARRMVIELKYHEGLHVLRDMGALLAMNEELVELVAGATLVPVPMHPRKFRDRGFNQSVLWAEEIAQAVPEAGPVSELLERVQDSESQTAYDRRTRRKRMKNAFAGREGTAITAESRYILVDDVFTTGSTLNACAHALRRAGAVSIDVITFAHG from the coding sequence ATGAGTGACGCGCCCACCAAGTCGACCGCGGGCTGGGCGGGCGCGATGCGCGCCGGAGCGCAGGCGGTGCAGGACTTGGTGTTTCCGCCGGTGTGTTTGGGCTGCGGGGGCGTGTGCGAGGCGACGAGTCCCTTGCGGCATGTGTGTGAGCATTGTGTGCCCACCATTACGCGGGTGCGCCGGCCGCACTGCGAAACCTGCGGGCATCCCTTCTTCGGCGAGGTGGAGGGCGAGCGGATCTGTCCGCATTGCGAGGGGCTTTTTCCGGCCTACGGGACTGCCAAGACGGTGACCCTGTTTAAAGGCGTCGCGCGGCGCATGGTGATTGAGCTGAAGTATCACGAAGGCCTGCACGTGCTGCGCGACATGGGGGCTTTGCTGGCCATGAACGAGGAGTTGGTGGAGTTGGTCGCCGGAGCGACCTTGGTGCCGGTGCCGATGCATCCACGGAAATTTCGGGACCGCGGATTTAACCAATCGGTGCTCTGGGCGGAGGAGATCGCCCAGGCTGTGCCGGAGGCCGGACCGGTCTCCGAGCTGCTTGAACGTGTGCAAGATAGCGAATCGCAAACGGCTTACGATCGGCGCACGCGCCGGAAGCGGATGAAAAATGCCTTTGCAGGGCGGGAGGGGACCGCCATAACCGCCGAATCACGTTACATTTTGGTAGATGATGTCTTCACCACAGGTTCCACGCTCAATGCCTGCGCACACGCCTTGCGACGTGCGGGGGCGGTGAGTATTGATGTCATCACCTTCGCTCACGGTTAG
- the truA gene encoding tRNA pseudouridine(38-40) synthase TruA: MRNIPVQYWGISMSKHAREHCAQRWRALCAYDGTSFAGWQSQPNGNGVQDHIEARLAAVFKTPIRIHGSGRTDAGVHARGQVFHFDAEWRHEPDKLRKALKVGLPPGVQIKSICQAAPDFHARLSATGKRYCYHLYQGDADPFRRPFVWCLERPQRLDTAAMVAAAAVLRGRHDFSAYAADNGGELESPVRELRRLDLAASGRSVKLTFEANGFLYKMVRSLTGALVAVGEGRLSVADVQRLLDAQVRTAEVETCPPQGLFLEKVFYA; the protein is encoded by the coding sequence ATGAGGAATATTCCGGTCCAATATTGGGGGATATCCATGAGTAAGCATGCGAGGGAGCATTGCGCGCAGCGTTGGCGGGCTCTGTGCGCCTATGACGGCACGTCCTTTGCCGGTTGGCAGAGCCAGCCCAATGGCAACGGGGTGCAGGATCACATCGAGGCGCGGTTGGCGGCGGTATTTAAAACGCCGATACGCATCCATGGCAGCGGGCGCACCGATGCGGGAGTGCATGCGCGCGGTCAGGTCTTTCATTTCGATGCCGAGTGGCGACATGAGCCCGACAAGTTGCGGAAGGCGCTCAAGGTCGGCTTGCCGCCGGGGGTCCAGATCAAGTCGATCTGCCAAGCTGCGCCCGATTTTCACGCGCGGCTTTCGGCTACCGGGAAGCGTTACTGCTACCACCTTTATCAGGGCGACGCGGATCCGTTTCGCCGGCCGTTCGTGTGGTGTCTGGAGCGTCCTCAGCGATTGGATACGGCGGCCATGGTGGCGGCGGCGGCGGTTTTGCGCGGGCGGCATGATTTTTCGGCGTATGCGGCGGACAACGGCGGGGAGCTGGAGAGTCCGGTGCGCGAGTTGCGGCGACTGGACCTGGCCGCGTCCGGGCGCAGCGTAAAACTCACCTTCGAGGCCAATGGCTTCCTCTACAAAATGGTGCGCAGTCTGACGGGCGCACTGGTCGCGGTGGGCGAGGGCCGGCTCTCGGTCGCCGACGTGCAGCGGCTCCTGGACGCCCAGGTGCGCACGGCCGAGGTGGAGACCTGTCCGCCACAGGGGCTGTTTTTGGAGAAGGTGTTTTACGCATGA
- a CDS encoding methyl-accepting chemotaxis protein, giving the protein MSQTRSKLSLRQRMVLSIGSALLAGLATLLVVVTLRSSATVEREALETGHTTAEAVGQKVAAQLNRALETTRTLADALNGIRSNGGDTRAPAAELLRRTLERSSDIAAIWTCWEPDAWDHNDAAFTADPAYGAQGRFSLVWDRRDVGVSRRPRLDYQDQDYYRLPAQRAQETILEPYLTSAAGSAKSGSDEKRLMTSIAVPVLEGSKVIGVVGIDLELTRFSQQLAGATLGDLGYLTIVSYNGLYAGHPKAERRGQSFLEHDPWAEAYLSQLKSGQPFEARNESRTLGGPAIRIAGPIEIGHTGTPWTAIVNLSRTEMMQPVRELRNLSIGIGLGVLLLMLGLVYLLAGSIAKPINRLADRLRAGSREVTVAADDINRAGTTLAENASAQAASIEETSASCEELNAVVQSNADTAKATRDLAETSRRRAETSEKEMRDMVSAMNDIQESAQAVARIVDSINEIAFQTNLLALNAAVEAARAGSAGAGFAVVAEEVRTLAQRAAKAAQESSERIEVSVERANRGSAICGRVETAFSDIRRAASEVSNLTDNIASASQEQAEGIKQINAAIIQIDHHVQNSAAQTEETASASSELHAQAVSMSDSVSELVALVNGQRARSGSGSSANSSPATRPSSSRPATTFHVAGR; this is encoded by the coding sequence ATGTCCCAAACCAGATCGAAATTAAGTCTGCGCCAACGCATGGTGCTCTCCATTGGATCCGCCTTGTTGGCGGGTTTGGCAACGCTGTTGGTGGTCGTCACCTTGCGATCAAGCGCAACCGTCGAACGTGAGGCCTTGGAAACCGGCCATACCACGGCCGAAGCCGTAGGCCAGAAAGTCGCAGCTCAGCTCAACCGGGCTTTGGAAACGACCCGGACTCTGGCCGACGCCCTCAACGGGATCAGATCGAACGGTGGCGACACGCGCGCCCCCGCCGCCGAGCTCCTGCGTCGCACCCTCGAGCGCTCGTCGGACATCGCCGCAATTTGGACCTGTTGGGAACCCGACGCCTGGGACCACAATGACGCCGCCTTTACGGCGGATCCGGCCTATGGCGCGCAAGGACGCTTCAGCCTCGTTTGGGATCGTCGCGATGTCGGAGTCAGCAGACGGCCCCGTCTCGATTACCAAGACCAGGACTACTATCGACTACCCGCGCAGCGGGCGCAGGAGACCATTCTGGAACCCTATCTCACCTCGGCGGCTGGCTCCGCCAAATCAGGATCCGACGAAAAACGATTGATGACTTCCATCGCAGTCCCGGTGCTCGAAGGCAGCAAGGTGATCGGCGTGGTCGGCATTGACCTTGAGCTTACTCGATTCAGTCAACAACTCGCCGGAGCCACGTTGGGTGATCTGGGCTATCTCACCATCGTGTCCTACAATGGTCTTTACGCCGGCCACCCCAAGGCGGAACGGCGCGGCCAATCCTTCCTCGAACATGACCCTTGGGCGGAAGCGTATTTGAGCCAGCTGAAGTCGGGGCAACCTTTCGAAGCACGCAATGAATCGCGCACCTTGGGAGGCCCCGCTATCCGCATCGCCGGCCCCATCGAAATCGGTCACACCGGCACCCCGTGGACTGCCATCGTCAATTTGTCGCGCACCGAGATGATGCAGCCCGTGCGCGAACTGCGCAATCTGAGTATCGGCATCGGCCTCGGCGTGCTTCTGCTCATGTTGGGATTGGTTTACCTTCTCGCCGGCAGCATCGCCAAACCCATCAACCGTCTCGCCGATCGGCTGCGCGCGGGTTCGCGTGAGGTTACGGTAGCCGCCGACGATATCAATCGCGCCGGCACCACCTTGGCCGAAAATGCCAGTGCCCAAGCGGCGTCCATCGAGGAAACCAGCGCCTCGTGCGAGGAACTAAATGCCGTTGTTCAATCCAACGCCGACACCGCCAAAGCCACCCGAGACCTGGCCGAAACCAGCCGCCGGCGTGCGGAAACCAGCGAAAAGGAAATGCGAGACATGGTCAGCGCCATGAACGACATTCAGGAATCGGCCCAAGCGGTCGCCCGCATTGTCGATTCCATCAACGAGATCGCCTTTCAAACCAACTTGCTCGCCCTCAACGCCGCCGTTGAGGCCGCTCGCGCTGGTTCCGCTGGAGCTGGATTTGCCGTCGTCGCAGAAGAAGTCCGCACCCTCGCCCAACGCGCCGCGAAGGCCGCGCAAGAATCCAGTGAACGCATCGAGGTCTCTGTCGAACGCGCCAACCGCGGCAGTGCGATTTGCGGACGCGTCGAAACGGCTTTCAGCGACATTCGCCGCGCCGCCTCGGAAGTCAGCAACTTGACCGACAACATCGCCAGCGCGTCTCAGGAGCAGGCCGAAGGCATCAAACAGATCAACGCCGCCATCATTCAAATCGATCACCACGTGCAAAACTCGGCCGCCCAGACCGAAGAAACCGCCAGCGCTTCTTCCGAACTTCACGCGCAAGCGGTTTCGATGTCGGACAGCGTCAGCGAGTTGGTGGCACTGGTAAATGGGCAACGTGCTCGAAGCGGATCCGGCTCCAGCGCCAATTCCTCACCCGCCACGCGGCCATCCTCCTCGCGCCCGGCAACGACGTTTCACGTCGCAGGGCGCTAA
- the ruvX gene encoding Holliday junction resolvase RuvX — protein MRFLGIDPGTKRIGLASGDELGLASPLPALTQADADLRWGALLEEIRRRRIDELVVGYPLNMDDSVGPKAKEAEAFAERLGHETGLPVHLVDERLSSHAAESTLPKHKLRDMRASGVIDSRAAALILQDYLDQRFPPELAPFPDDLG, from the coding sequence ATGCGCTTCCTGGGCATTGATCCCGGCACCAAACGCATCGGCCTGGCCAGCGGCGACGAGCTTGGACTCGCTTCGCCGCTGCCAGCGCTGACGCAGGCCGACGCCGACCTGCGTTGGGGCGCGCTGCTGGAAGAGATCCGCCGCCGACGCATCGACGAGTTGGTGGTGGGGTATCCGCTCAACATGGACGATTCGGTCGGCCCGAAGGCGAAAGAGGCGGAGGCCTTTGCCGAGCGTCTCGGTCACGAAACCGGGTTGCCGGTGCACCTGGTGGACGAACGGCTCAGCTCCCATGCGGCGGAGTCGACCTTGCCCAAACACAAGCTGCGCGACATGCGCGCCAGCGGCGTGATCGATTCGCGCGCGGCGGCGCTGATCTTGCAGGATTACTTGGACCAGCGCTTCCCGCCGGAGCTGGCGCCGTTTCCGGACGATCTCGGCTGA
- a CDS encoding mannose-1-phosphate guanylyltransferase, with amino-acid sequence MANPYIVIIAGGKGERFWPQSRAERPKHLLPVVGDKPLLTQTVERVLPIVPKENIFVITSAVQEKGVRKVCKDLPKENVIAEPVGRDTAAAVGLAAAIVGARDPNGVFAVLPADHVIHNGKKYQADLKAAFAAAKKAPVMVTIGITPTEPATGFGYVQRADVWKKVGRREVYEVKRFVEKPDLKTAKKYLKSGDYFWNAGMFVWSVGVVETAIAKFAPELDAGLQLIRDALAKGRRLGPVLKKVYPDLQKISVDYALLEKSDNVVVLPSTFDWDDVGAWPAVARHFKADKAGNVTRGEAMVEQANGNIVFSEGKHLVTVVGVDDLIVVHTPEATLVCPKGKAQEIKALLKQVYAHPDAKRYT; translated from the coding sequence ATGGCAAATCCCTACATCGTAATCATCGCTGGAGGAAAAGGAGAACGCTTCTGGCCGCAGAGCCGCGCGGAGCGTCCGAAGCACTTGCTGCCCGTGGTGGGCGACAAGCCGCTCCTCACGCAGACCGTGGAGCGCGTGCTCCCGATCGTGCCGAAGGAAAACATCTTCGTGATCACGAGCGCTGTGCAGGAAAAGGGCGTGCGCAAGGTCTGTAAGGATCTACCGAAGGAAAACGTCATCGCGGAACCCGTGGGCCGCGATACCGCTGCGGCTGTGGGGCTCGCCGCCGCCATTGTTGGCGCCCGCGATCCCAATGGGGTTTTTGCGGTGCTGCCGGCCGACCACGTGATCCACAACGGCAAAAAGTATCAGGCCGATCTGAAAGCCGCCTTTGCCGCCGCCAAGAAGGCGCCGGTCATGGTGACCATCGGTATCACGCCGACGGAACCCGCCACGGGTTTTGGCTACGTGCAGCGCGCCGACGTTTGGAAGAAGGTGGGTCGTCGCGAGGTTTACGAGGTGAAGCGTTTTGTGGAGAAGCCGGATCTCAAGACCGCCAAGAAGTATCTAAAATCTGGAGACTATTTCTGGAACGCCGGCATGTTTGTCTGGAGCGTCGGCGTGGTCGAAACCGCCATCGCGAAGTTTGCGCCCGAGCTCGACGCCGGGCTCCAGCTCATTCGCGACGCGCTCGCCAAGGGCCGCCGCCTCGGTCCGGTGTTGAAAAAGGTGTATCCGGACCTGCAGAAGATTTCGGTCGATTACGCGCTGCTGGAGAAGTCCGACAACGTGGTCGTGTTGCCCTCGACCTTTGACTGGGACGACGTCGGCGCGTGGCCGGCGGTGGCGCGTCATTTTAAAGCCGACAAGGCCGGCAACGTCACCCGCGGCGAAGCCATGGTGGAGCAGGCCAACGGCAACATCGTGTTCAGCGAGGGCAAGCACCTCGTCACGGTGGTGGGGGTCGACGACCTCATCGTGGTGCATACGCCGGAAGCCACCCTGGTTTGTCCCAAGGGCAAGGCCCAGGAAATCAAAGCGCTGCTCAAGCAGGTCTACGCCCACCCGGACGCGAAGCGTTACACCTGA
- the moeB gene encoding molybdopterin-synthase adenylyltransferase MoeB, translated as MSDLTPAELARYSRHVLLPEIGVAGQTKLRNAKVLIIGAGGLGSPAALYLAAAGVGTLGIADFDKVEAHNLHRQLLHSDATIGQPKTTSAAQRLQETNPFCELIEHRDGVTHDNAVELFDAYDVIVDGTDNFTARYRNNDAAVRAQRPLVFGSVYRFEGQVSVFAPHLGGPCYRCLFPEPPAAGSVPGCGEVGVLGALCGVIGSWQALETIKLITGCGEPLLGRLLTYDALSQRVETLNFPRLPDCPGCSAAAQASPLPPEPDSAATCAPAISTEPTTMPESDSFPFEISVQEAKTLLAQNPDTCRLIDVREPHEWDICHIEGAEHIPMRQIPEAATELPRDQHLLIQCHHGGRSMRVVQFLRAQGFAAVTNVAGGIDAWAREIDPSLLRY; from the coding sequence ATGTCCGATCTCACGCCTGCCGAACTCGCCCGCTACAGCCGCCACGTGCTGTTGCCGGAAATCGGTGTCGCCGGACAAACCAAACTCAGAAACGCCAAGGTGCTCATCATCGGTGCCGGCGGACTCGGCAGCCCGGCCGCGTTGTATCTGGCGGCGGCCGGCGTCGGCACACTTGGCATTGCCGACTTTGATAAAGTCGAAGCGCACAACCTCCACCGCCAGTTGCTGCACAGTGACGCCACCATCGGCCAACCCAAGACCACGTCAGCCGCGCAACGCCTGCAGGAGACTAACCCCTTTTGTGAGCTGATTGAGCATCGCGACGGCGTTACCCACGACAACGCCGTCGAGCTTTTCGACGCTTATGATGTGATCGTCGATGGCACCGACAACTTTACCGCCCGCTATCGCAACAACGACGCCGCGGTCCGCGCTCAGCGTCCCCTGGTGTTTGGCAGCGTCTATCGTTTTGAGGGCCAGGTGAGTGTCTTCGCTCCGCATCTGGGCGGCCCCTGTTACCGCTGCCTCTTTCCCGAACCGCCCGCCGCTGGCAGCGTGCCGGGGTGCGGCGAAGTGGGCGTGCTCGGGGCTTTGTGTGGCGTGATCGGGAGCTGGCAGGCCCTCGAGACGATCAAACTCATCACCGGCTGTGGCGAACCGTTGCTCGGTCGCCTGCTCACTTACGACGCCCTGAGCCAACGCGTCGAAACCCTCAATTTCCCGCGCCTGCCGGACTGTCCCGGCTGCTCCGCCGCGGCGCAGGCCTCACCCTTGCCGCCGGAACCCGACAGCGCTGCGACGTGCGCGCCTGCCATTTCAACCGAACCGACCACCATGCCTGAATCCGATTCCTTCCCCTTCGAAATCTCCGTGCAGGAGGCCAAGACCTTGCTCGCGCAAAATCCCGACACCTGTCGTCTCATCGACGTGCGCGAACCGCATGAGTGGGACATCTGCCACATCGAGGGCGCCGAGCACATTCCGATGCGCCAGATCCCCGAGGCCGCCACCGAACTGCCGCGCGACCAGCACCTGCTCATCCAATGCCATCACGGCGGCCGCAGCATGCGTGTCGTGCAGTTCCTGCGCGCGCAGGGTTTCGCGGCGGTCACCAATGTCGCCGGTGGTATCGATGCCTGGGCCCGAGAAATCGATCCCAGCCTCCTGCGCTACTGA